Part of the Mercenaria mercenaria strain notata chromosome 8, MADL_Memer_1, whole genome shotgun sequence genome is shown below.
TTGATacatagaaaatgtaaaatgttgtgatgatgacatttgaccttttagtgtgacattgaccttagtgTTCCTAGTTATGATTTTTGCATGACGTCTTTATGAGGTAAACAATGTATGCTTATTTATGGAAATTATGTAAGCGGTGTAAatgatatggagcggacacgaaaataTGCTAATTGACCTACACCTGTGGCATTGACCTTGGTCCCTGTAACATGGGTTGCGCGCTCCGCACTTCCTCTACATGAGGTAAACAATTGAtaatagtttcatgaaaatcttcccGGCTTTTATTGAGCGGACACAAATTGAAgccatttgacctttgacctccgatATCAGTATTCGAGGggtcaacgcaataagggcgtattacatatgattattatatgtagatacgcccttattgcgttgaaccctcgtatTGACATTGGAGCTAGTGATTTAGCTTGTGTACTTAATTAACAAATCGTCTTGAGGTAGGAAATAATTGCTGCTAGTTTTATGAATATCTTCCAAGAAGTTTAGAAGGTACAGAACGGACAAGAAGTTATGCTATTTGCTTTCTGGCCTCTGGGCCATCCATCTCATAGGACCAACCAATCTGAGTTATCCTATTGCCTTGTTGAGAAATCTAAAAGTCTTCCTTgcgtttaaaaaaatatgaaccggacacgaattACGGACAAAGGAACAGACGGACCGAACGACGGACTCCAACTTTGTATCTGGGGTTATAACAAATAGTGAATCCCGTGTGGTATATATCCCTTTACTTTCACATTCTACAATGGTAAGCAACATAAATATCGTACAAAATCAGAAGTCAATACAGACAAGATAATAGTAGCACTTTTTACATcgaaattaaaatcattataataaaaagaaGGCATAGAACATTGAATGTGTCTCCATTGTCAAGGATAGTTAACGAGTTAATTTCACTGCTTTGCAATAGCAAGTACAACAGCCATAAATGAAAAGCCTACAAAAGTACAAGAAATTTTCTTAACATCCTTGTTTCCATCTAACTCTTTATACAATATGTtaagaaaaataatgtaaaaaatagttCCGGTTGCAAGGCTTTGTAAAATTGCATTTGGCACGTCAACATCTGTATATAACTGCGCACCAGTAGATATGGCTATTCCAATTATCACCCCGACGGCACAAATGATAGAAAAGGCGCTAATTGTAAATACAATGGTCGATGGCTTTTCGTAATTCCTGGCATACTGTAAACTAAGACCAAACGAAAGTATTCCTCGGTGTATACTGATAGCTACACACATTACCCACACATCGCTCTCCTGAGCTTGTAAACCAAGCGCCATTCCTTCAAATACTCCATGGAATGAAAGCGCAGTTAACAAAAGCACCGAACGAACTTGTCCTTTCCCTTCCTCCCCTTTACTTATTTCTGTCACAACTGTTTTAACTTCCAGGTCTTGTAATGGAGCAGGTTCTATCTCCATATCAAATCTACTGTCACGTTGTGTATTAGAATTATTTACGGTGATGTTATTGGGATTGTTTGGATTTATATGATTAATATTTTCCTCAATTGTATGTGTTTGTTCGTTTATCTGTATGTTCTCTTCATTGTTACTTTGCTGTGAAAATGACGACCTTAAACTTTTACATTCAAGCAATTCACAACCATTTAAATCAGGATCTTCTGTGGTTGGGAGATAATCTTCATCAAAGCTGTAGCTGTCATGATCAAAAGAAGGGAAGCAAGTATCCTCTTgtaaacgataataaaaataccgAATAACATGTTCACAGAACACGACCGTGAAAAATCCAGCCATAGTCAACAATTCCGCTACGGGATATTGTGACCTTGATCCTAACTGGTCCAACACCGTGTCAACTTTCTTCCTCGTTTGAGGTATCAGATGAAGAAAACATGTTCCTAGGAAAACTCCTCCAGAAAAGCATTTAGCACCAGAAACCATATTATCAAACATGCGTTTAGCTCGGAACATGGTTCTACTAAAGTGTTTTACAAGTCTGCATGGTAACATACCAATAAGTACCGTAACGCTAGTTACAATAACGAGTGAAAGAACTTTTGCGACGACGACGTCCATGTCAACTTTCCTTTCCTCTTTCTCTGACATTTGAAGGTTTGTTATATTCTTATACCTGTCTGAAGTAATTCACAGTAACGTCTTTATAAGCCCTGGAATTCAATAATAATGTTCTTTAAACATTATTTGTAACTTTTATGAGATCAATTAAATCTCTAACGTTACAAACTCTCAATATACCTATAATaataaagatttttcagttaCGCCCATATTACAGAATTATAAGTGAATATCTACGTATATTAATAACATTTATCAGACCATTCTCGCTTCGTAGTTGTATGGGCATTGTATTTTCAAAGAACACATGTGTCTAAAGAATGATATATTCCTTTTATCTCAGAGAAACCCACCTGCTGATCGTAATATTATATTGTCATATATATTAGAATTTAACTTCTTTATCATCAGGATATCGCGTCATGTTGGAATCATCTTTCTGAAATATACAATGAACAACACATTAGCGTTATATATATGGTCTGTTGTGGTGGTGATTAGTTCGTGTAAATTCTCTCTACTTTTATAATAATTCATGATGCGAACTTGAATCGTCGCGGATCTCAAGTATAGGAAACGTCGATTGATATTCCTAATGTCAACTATCTCTATAATTCAGTGTGTCTAGAGAGTTAGAGGAAAATATGGCTTCTCTGGTACCAATCAGTAAAAAAgttgatttgtgagacatgaaaactatgcaaatgttgaaccagtaaaATGTCTAGTACAGTtcggtgtgtatataaagcagcattgaaacaaatcttattgggttagtggataTGCTATGGAATGTGCGAGCTCGTTTGTACTTCTGGGCGCTTTGCTTTGTCGTATTGTGGTGGGGATTAGTTTGCATAAAGTATCTCCCGGATATCATGTACACGCTTTCTGGAAACTATTATgcactatatatata
Proteins encoded:
- the LOC123565745 gene encoding zinc transporter ZIP1-like, which gives rise to MSEKEERKVDMDVVVAKVLSLVIVTSVTVLIGMLPCRLVKHFSRTMFRAKRMFDNMVSGAKCFSGGVFLGTCFLHLIPQTRKKVDTVLDQLGSRSQYPVAELLTMAGFFTVVFCEHVIRYFYYRLQEDTCFPSFDHDSYSFDEDYLPTTEDPDLNGCELLECKSLRSSFSQQSNNEENIQINEQTHTIEENINHINPNNPNNITVNNSNTQRDSRFDMEIEPAPLQDLEVKTVVTEISKGEEGKGQVRSVLLLTALSFHGVFEGMALGLQAQESDVWVMCVAISIHRGILSFGLSLQYARNYEKPSTIVFTISAFSIICAVGVIIGIAISTGAQLYTDVDVPNAILQSLATGTIFYIIFLNILYKELDGNKDVKKISCTFVGFSFMAVVLAIAKQ